From Paenibacillus physcomitrellae, the proteins below share one genomic window:
- a CDS encoding AIM24 family protein, producing the protein MDIRFETETLQALGEAATFRLSDGETAHMLHPSQIIAYRGASAGRVDRLMDVKGMYRKHKLLRADLTGPCEFIAVLPPGYNLKPVELQTGSDLLYDYRHLFYYTDGVTMQSRILNVKNMLITRDAIKMKFSGIGQIGLLTEGHVVEAVLHPSEPIYVQADSVIAYPENARMELAVYGNHLASQHMSYHWKITGQGSVLLQAGRESRKLEDSLQNEGLFKRILREVIPFGSVFIK; encoded by the coding sequence GTGGATATCCGCTTTGAGACGGAGACACTCCAAGCCTTGGGCGAAGCCGCCACCTTCCGGCTAAGCGATGGCGAAACCGCCCATATGCTGCATCCCAGTCAAATCATCGCTTATCGCGGGGCCTCGGCCGGTCGTGTAGACCGGCTGATGGACGTTAAAGGCATGTACCGGAAGCACAAGCTGCTCCGTGCCGATCTGACAGGCCCCTGCGAGTTTATCGCGGTCCTGCCGCCCGGTTATAATCTCAAACCCGTCGAGCTTCAGACAGGAAGCGACTTGCTGTACGATTATCGGCACCTCTTCTATTATACGGACGGTGTGACGATGCAAAGCCGGATTCTAAACGTCAAGAACATGCTGATCACCCGTGACGCCATCAAAATGAAGTTCTCCGGCATTGGACAGATAGGCTTGCTAACGGAAGGACATGTTGTCGAAGCCGTTCTGCACCCTTCCGAGCCTATTTACGTTCAGGCCGACAGCGTTATCGCCTACCCGGAGAATGCACGAATGGAGCTTGCCGTTTACGGCAACCATCTGGCGAGCCAGCATATGAGCTACCACTGGAAAATAACCGGCCAAGGCTCCGTACTGCTGCAGGCCGGACGCGAAAGCCGCAAGCTTGAAGACAGTCTGCAGAACGAAGGTTTGTTCAAGCGGATCCTGCGGGAGGTCATTCCTTTCGGGAGTGTCTTTATTAAATAG